The genomic segment GCAGGGCCGCGTGCCACGAGAAGTGCGCGCGGTGGCTGGCGGAGCGCCCGCTCTGGCGGACCCAGTGGTCGAGCCACGCGCGGCCCTCCTCGTGCCGCCCGGTCTCGTAGAGGACGTGGGCCTGCGCGTGCACCGCGTGGCCGGAGGACGGCTCGCAGGACAGGGCGCTCTCGGCGAGCAGCCCGGCCTCCTCGTACCGTCCCTGGTCCTGGCGGGTGAAGGCGAGCAGCGAGATGAACCACCAGTGGTCCCCGTACGCGGGCGCCAGCCCCTCGAGCAGGTCCCACGCGTCCTGCCGGACGTCCACCAGGCCCGAGAAGGCGATGGTGGGGACGGCGGCGGAGACCGCGAGCACGTCCCGCGGGTAGCGGGCCACGTGCTCCACCAGCGCGGCGGCCCCGGCGCCGCGGGGGTCGCGCACCCGCAGGCGCACGACCTCCACGAGGCTGCGCTCGCGGTCGTCGCCCCGCTCGCGCACGGCGCGCCGCGCCGCCTCGAGCGAGGCGGCCACGTCGGCGTCCGCCCCCGCCTCGTGACCGAGCAGCGCCAGGGCGGCGTGGGCCAGGGCGAAGCCGGGGTCGGTGCGCGTCGCGTGCCGCAGCAGGCCCTCGGCCCCGTCCTGCAGCCGCATCACGCGCTCGAGGCCGGCGGCGTACGCCGCCGCCGCCTCGGCCGTCGTGGAGACAGGCAGGCCGAGCGGGTCGCGCGGGCGGGCGAGGGGGTGGTGCCCGCCGACGAGGCGGCCGTCGGCCAGCCGCCGGGGGAGCGGCGCCACGGCGTCGAGGACGCCGGTCGCCAGCGCCAGCGCCTGCGCCCTGATCTCGGGGACGGCCGTGGACTCCCACAGCTCGCCGCGACGCAGCGCGCCGAGCGCCCAGACGGGCGCGTCCGCCTCCCCCGCGCCGGTCACGAGGCGCCCGTCGACCGTCCGCAGCCCCATGCCGGCGGTCGCCGGCAGCGCCAGGGGGCCGCCGCCGCGAGGTCGCAGCAGGTCGTCGAGCAAGCGGTTGCCGAGCGTGCGGACGTCCGTGGCCGGACCCGTGCAGTTGACGACCCAGCCGACGTCCACCGGGCCCGCTGCGCCGAGCCCGACCCGCAGCCCGCCGCCGGGCAGCGGCTCGGCGCCGGTCACGCGGCCCGCCGACACGTGCAGCGCGCCGCAGGCCCGCAGGGCGCCCAGCAGCCGGGCGCTCGAGGGCGGCATGCGGTGGCGCAGGACCCCCCACGGGCCGGCGTCGTGCGCCAGCAGCTCCCGGCGCTCGTCCTCGCCGAGGCGCTGCCACAGCTCGGCCAGCCGGAAGCGGAGCCCGTCCACCCCGGGGCGCCAGTCGCCCGTGCTGCGCGCCACGTCGGCCAGGTGGCGCCGCACCGCGTCGCGCAGGCCGGGCAGGTCGGCGGGCCAGTCCGCCACGTCGGGGATCGCCGCGAGCCGGGGCGCCGGGGCGTGGGGGCGCGGGGGGCGCCCGCTGCGCGACAGCGCGAGCAGGCGTCGCCCGGCGCGCGCCCGGTGCCCGCTCAGCGACAGGACGACGTCGACCATGGTCAGGCCGGTGCCCACGAGCAGGACGTCGGGCGGGCCGGACCGGTCGCGCGCCACGACGTCGAGGGCGCCGGGCGCCCACGGGTCCGGCACGAGGAAGGCGGAGCGCGCCAGCGCCTCGGGCGCCCACCCGGTGCCCGGCGCGGGCAGGCCGGTGGCCACGACCAGCGCGTCGGCCTCGAGGGCGCTGCCGTCCTGCGCGGTCACCGCGACCCCGCGGCCGGTGCGGTCCACCGCGACGAGCTCCTGGCGCAGGTGCCGCAGGGACACCGCCCCGGACGCGGCGGCGAGCGCCTCGCGCAGCCGGTCGTCGAGGTAGAGGGCGAACTGCCGGCGCGGGGCGAAGGAGTAGGGGTCGCGCACCCCGTCGCCGTGGCGGGTGCGCCAGGCGACGAAGTCGCCCGGCTCCTCGGGCAGGGCGGTCATGCCCGAGGCCGGCACGTTGAGCAGGTGCCGGTCGTCGGCCGTCCCGAAGGCGGTGCCGCGGCCCCAGCGGTCGGCGGGGTCCGCGAGCACGAGGTCCAGGCCCTGCCCTCGCCGCGCCGCGGCCCGGCACAGGTGCAGGGCCACGAGGGTGCCCGCCGCCCCGGCACCGGCCACCACGACCAGGGGGCGACCGCCCCGCCGCACGACCGCCACGGCTCCTCCTCCTCCTCGTCCCGCGAGCGTCAGCTCGCGCCCTGCGTCGCCTGGTTGTTCAGGAAGAGGTCGTCGGTCGCCGGGACCTCGCGGATCATGCCGATCGACTGCATGAACTCCGCGAAGGTGCCGAAGCCGGTGGGCTTCGTGGTCCAGCCGACGTCCTCGGCCGTGATCTGCGCCAGCAGCTCCTGCGCGGTCTGCCCCGTCTCGGCCGCCAGGGTGCGGGCCGCCTCCTCGGGCTGGTCGGTGAGGCGCTCGTTGGCCTCGCGCACCGTCGACACCAGGGCGTCGACGACCTCGGGGTTGCAGGCGGCGAAGTCGCGCATCGTGTAGGCGCTGTTGAACGTGTGCCGGCCGAAGAGGTCGTAGCTGGACAGCAGCGCGCGCGCCCCCGCGGCCTCCTCCTGCTCCTGGAAGGGCGGGGCGGTCAGGTGCCCGGCGACCTGCCCGGCCACGAGCGCCTGGACGCCGTCGGGGTGCCCCATGGCGACGACCTGGCTGTTCAGGGCCGCGGCGTCGCCGAGCTCCTCCTGGGCGCCGCGGCGCAGGACCACCGCCTGGATCGAGTCGGGCGCGGGCACCGCGATGCTCCCGGCCCCCCGCAGGTCCTCGAGCGTCCGGATGGCGGGGTCCTGCACCATGAGCTGCAGGCTCATCTCGTTGAGCCCGGTCACGACCTGCCAGTCGACGCCCCCGTCGACCCCGACGAGGAACGGGCCGATGCCGCCGGCCCCCACCTGGACGTCGCCGGCGATCATGCCGTCGCGGATGGCCGCGCCCGAGTCGAGCTGGCGCCACGACACGTCGACGTCGGGCAGCGCCTCCTCGAGCGTCCCCTCCTGCTTGGCGAGCAGGAGCGAGGCGTAGCCGAGGCCCGGCTGGTAGGCGATGGTCACCTCGTCGGCCGGCTCGCAGCCCGAGCCCGAGCCGGCGGAGGAGCTGGAGCTGCCGCAGCCGGCGAGGCCGACGGCGACGGCGGCGGCGAGGGCGGCGGCCCCGCGGGAGCGGAGTGTGGTGCGCAGCATCTGGGTGCCTCTCGGTGACGGCGGCGCGCGGCGGGCGCGCCGGGACCGCCGCGGCGGTCCGTGTGCTGGGACGTGCTGGGACGTGCTGGGACGTGCTGGGACGTGCTGGGCCGTGCTGGGACGTGCCGGGGGGTGCTGGGACGTGCCGGGGGGTGCTGGGACGTGCCGGGGGGTGCTGGGGAGCTGGGCCGGGCGGGCGTCGGGCCGGCCCGGCGCGGGCGTCAGGCCCTGCCGGCCATGCCCCAGCGGACGACGGTCCGCCGCTCCACCAGGGCGAAGAGCAGGTCGAGGGCGATGCCGATGAGGGCGATGGTGACGAGGCCCGCGAAGATCTCGGGGGTGCGCAGGAAGTAGCGCGCGTCGTTGATGAACCAGCCGAGCCCGCCCCCGCCGCCGGCGACGCCGAAGACCAGCTCGGCGGCGATGATCGTGCGCCAGCCGAAGGCCCAGCCGGTGCGCAGCCCGCTGAGGATGTGCGGCAGGGCCGCCGGCAGCAGCACGTCGCGCACCATGCGCCAGCCGCGCAGGCCGAGGGTGCGGCCGACGGCGACGAGCGTCGGGTTGACGGTGCGGAACCCGGTCGTGACGTTGATCGCGATGGGCCACACGACGGCGTTGGCGATGACGACCACCAGCGCCTGCGTGTCCAGGCCCAGCCAGAGGATGACCAGGGGCAGCACCGCGATCGACGGCAGCGGGTTGAGGATCGAGGTCAGCAGGGCCAGCAGGTCCTCGCCGAGCCGCGTCCAGGTGGCGAGGGTGGTGAGCACCGCGGCCACCACGGTGCCGATCGCCATGCTCGTGAGGAGCACCTGCAGCGTCAGGACGGTGGCGTCGAGGAGCCGGCCGTCCGCGAAGCCCTGCGCGAGGGCGCGCGCGACGTCGACCGGTCCGGCCACGAGCAGCGGGTCGACGCCCGAGGCGCTGACGTACAGCTGCCACAGGCCGACCATGGCGACGAGGAGCGCCGCCCGGCGCGGACCCACCGGCAGCGAGCCCCACCCGCGGCGCCGGCGGGGGGCCCGCGGGAGCGGCCGCGGCACGGCCGGGGTGGTGGTCGTCACGGGGGCGCTCACTCGAACCCCAGCCCGGTGGGCTGGTCCTCGTCGCCGGCCAGCAGCGCCCGCAGGCGCGCGGTCGCCGCCCCCGTCGCGGGGTCGGTCGGGTCGCCGAGCCCGCTGACGTCGAGCTCCTCGACGACCCGCGAGGGGCTGCCGCCGAGGACGACGACGCGGGTCCCCACCTGGACGGCCTCCTGGATGCTGTGGGTCACGAAGAGGACCGCGACGCCGGTGCGCTCGGCCACCTCGACGAGCTCCGCCTGCAGCCGCGAGCGGGTCTGCGCGTCGAGCGCACCGAAGGGCTCGTCCATGAGCAGCACCTCGGGGTCCGTGGCCAGGGCCCGGGCGATGGCGACGCGCTGCTTCATCCCGCCCGAGAGCTGGTGGGGGAAGCGGTCGGCGGCCGCCGTGAGGTGCATGAGCGCGAGGTAGTCCTCGGCGCGGGCGCGCGCCTCGGCCCGCCCGCGCCCGAGGACCCGCTGGGGGTAGGCGATGTTGTCGCGGACCGTGCGCCAGGGGAACAGCTGGTCGAACTCCTGGAAGACGACGGCACGGTCCGGCCCGGGCCGCAGCGCTCCCCGCCCGCGCAGGGTGATGCTCCCGTCGAACGGCTCCACGAAGCCCGCGACCGCCTTGAGCAGCGTGGACTTCCCGCAGCCCGACGGCCCCAGGAGCATGGTCCGCTCGCCGCGGCGCACCTCGAACGAGACGTCCTCGACCGCCACCTGCGGGCGGCCGTCCACGACGTAGCCCACCCGGGCCCGCTCCACGCGGAGCAGCGCCCCTCCGGCGGTCACCGCGGCGCGCGAGCGCGCCGGGCGCGTCCTCATGCCGATCATCCGTGCGGTCCTCCCACGGCGGCGCGACCCTCGTCGCGCCGTCCCGTCGTCGTGCTGGTCCCGGGCCGCGCTGCCCGCAGGCACGACCCTGGCACCTCGCCGCAGCCCTTGTCTAGTAAACCGCTCAAGTTGCAGGGGCTAGAGGTCTGACCACGGGTGCGGGGCGTCGCGGCCGTCCCGGACCGGCCCGTGCAGCGGCACCTGCCGCAGCGGCGCGCCGTCCCCGACGAGCAGCACGGCGCCGGGGGCGAGCGCGTCGCGGAGCCGTACGAGCGCGCGCCGCCCGGCGTCGGGGTGCCGGCCGTCGAGCGCCCCGACGCGGACCGCGACCGCGAGGTCGTACGGCGCCTCGCCCGGCTCCAGGACGAGGTCCTCGACCGCGACCCGCCGGAAGCCGAGGACGCCGGCGGCGACCTCCGGCGCGGAGCCCTCGAGCGCCTGCCGCACGGCGGTCGCCGAGCGGTCCACGCCGAGCACGTACCCGCCGTCGAGCCGGCGGGCGACCTCGCGGGCCAGCGCCCCGGGGCCGCAGCCGACCTCCAGGACGCGCAGACCCGGGCGCAGGGGGAGCGCGTCGGCGACGGCGCGCAGGCGGTCGGACAGCGGGGCCACGGCACCTCCTCGTCGCCGTGCACCGCAGCAGGGCGTCAGGGATCCGTCAAGACCGGGGGCGGGGGCGTCAGGGATCCGTCAGGAGGGCCGGGGGCGGGGTCGGGCCGGGCGTCCCCTGGAGGGGCACGACCCCGCACCCCCGACAGGAGCACCCCCATGTCCGACGTCCTCTTCCTCCTGCTGGTCCTGGCCTCCGTCGCCGGGCTGGCCCTGCTCGCGAAGGGGCTGGAGCGGCTGTGAGCGCCGAGGACGCGGTCGGGCTGGTGCTGGCCGTCCTGCTCGCCGCCTTCCTGCTCGCCGCCCTGCTGCGCCCGGGGGGCGAGTGATGTCCGAGGGCCTCGCCGGCGCCCTGCAGGTCGCCGTCCTCGTCGCCGCCCTCGCGGCCGTCCACGCGCCGCTCGGCGACGCCATGGCGCGGGTCTTCACCGCGCGCCGCCACCTCGCCGTCGAGCGGGCGCTCTACCGCGTGGCGCGCGTCGACCCGGGCGCCGACCAGCGCTGGTCGACGTACGCCTTGTCGCTCCTCGGCTTCAGCGCCGCCTCGATCCTCGCCCTCTACGGGCTGCTGCGCCTGCAGCACCTGCTGCCGCTCTCGCTGGGGCGCGAGGGCGTGCCGCCGGACGGCGCCTTCAACACCGCCGTCTCCTTCGTCACGAACACCAACTGGCAGTGGTACTCCGGCGAGTCCACGCTCGGGCACCTCGTGCAGGTGGTCGGCCTGACCGTCCAGAACTTCGTCTCGGCGGCCGTGGGGCTCGCCGTGCTCGTGGCGCTCCTGCGCGGCCTCACCCGCTCGCGCACGGACCGCCTGGGCTGCTTCTGGGTCGACCTGACCCGCGGGTGCGTCCGCATCCTCCTGCCGCTGGCCGCCGTGAGCGCGGTCGTGCTCGTCGCGGCCGGCGTGGTGCAGGACCTCGCGGGGCCCGAGGAGGTGCGCACCCTCTCGGGCGGGACGCAGACCCTGCTGACCGGGCCGGTGGCCTCGCAGGAGGCGATCAAGGAGCTCGGCACCAACGGCGGCGGCTCCTACAACGCCAACTCCGCGCACCCGTTCGCGTCGCCGAACCCCTTCACCAACCTCCTCGAGGTGTTCCTCCTGCTCCTCGTCCCGAGCGCTCTGCCCCGGACCTTCGGCCGGATGGTCGGCGACCGCCGGCAGGGGCTCGCGGTCCTCGGCGTCATGGCCTTCCTCTGGCTGGCGGCGCTCGTCGCCACCACGGCGGCGGAGGTGGCGCACGCCGGCACCGTGCCGCAGGCGGTCGGCGCCGCGATGGAGGGCAAGGAGGTGCGCTTCGGCGTCCCCGGCTCCGCCCTCTTCGCGGTGTCGACGACCGCGACGTCCACCGGTGCCGTGAACTCGTTCCACGACTCCTTCACCGCCGCCGGCGGCGGGGTCACGCTGCTCAACATGATGCTCGGGGAGGTGTCGCCGGGCGGCGTGGGCTCCGGCCTCTACGGGATGCTCGTGCTCGCCGTGCTGGCCGTCTTCCTCGGCGGCCTCATGGTCGGGCGCACCCCGGAGTACCTCGGCAAGAAGATCGGCCGGCGCGAGATCACGGTGGTGGCGCTCTACGTGCTCGCGACGCCGACGGCCCTGCTCGTCGGGTCGGCGCTCGCGGTGTCCTTCGCCGGCCCCGCGTCCTCGGTCCAGGACCCCGGTCCCCACGGGCTCACCGAAGTGCTCTACGCCTTCGCCTCGGCGTCCGGCAACAACGGCAGCGCCTTCGCCGGCCTGGCCGTGGCGACCCCGTTCTGGAACACCGCGCTGGGCCTGGCGATGCTGGTCGGCCGCTTCGTGCCGATCGTCCTCGTCCTCTGCCTGGCCGGCGCCCTCGCCCGCCAGCAGCCGGTCCCGGCGAGCGCCGGCACCCTGCCGTCGCACCGCCCGCTCTTCGCGGGCCTGCTGACGAGCGTCGTGCTCGTCGTCGCGGCGCTCACGTACGTCCCCGCCCTCGCGCTGGGCCCGGTCGCCGAGGCGCTCGCATGAGCGCCCGCGGCACCCGGTCTGCCGACCCCACCCCGGAGGCACCTGCCATGACCACCGACGTCGAGGCCCCCGCGGGCACGGAGCCCGCGCCGGTCGTCGGCGCCGCCGCCCGGCGCCGCGTCGCGGGAGGCGCTTTCCAGCCGCGCGCGCTGTGGGCGGCACTGCCGCAGGCGGTGCGCAAGCTCGACCCCCGCGACGTCGCCCGCACCCCGGTGCTGCTCGTCGTCGAGGTGGGGGCCGCCGTCACGACCGTCCTCGCGGTGGTGGACCCGTCCGTCTTCGCCGCGGCGATCGCGCTGTGGCTGTGGGCGACCGTCCTCTTCGCCACCCTCGCCGAGGCCGTCGCCGAGGGCCGCGGCCGCGCCCAGGCGGCGACGCTGCGCCGCGCCCGGGAGCACACGACCGCCCGCCGCACCACGGGCGAGGTCGTCCCCGCGTCCGAGCTGCGGGCCGGCGACCTGGTCGTGGTCGAGGCGGGCGAGACGGTCCCCGGGGACGGGGACGTCGTCGAGGGCGCCGCGAGCGTCGACGAGTCGGCCGTGACCGGCGAGTCGGCGCCCGTGGTCCGCGAGTCCGGCGGCGACCGCTCGGCGGTGACGGGCGGCACCCGCGTCCTCTCCGACCGCATCGTCGTGCGCGTGACGGCCAAGCCGGGGGAGAGCTTCCTCGACCGGATGATCGGCCTCGTCGAGGGCGCCTCGCGCCAGAAGACCCCGAACGAGGTGGCGCTCGACATCCTGCTGGCCGCGCTGACCCTCGTCTTCCTCCTCGCGGTCGTCACCCTCCAGCCGCTCGCCACCTGGTCGGGCGAGCCGCAGGCGCTCGTCGTGCTCACGGCGCTGCTCGTCTGCCTGATCCCGACGACCATCGGCGCGCTGCTGTCCGCCATCGGCATCGCGGGCATGGACCGGCTCGTGCAGCGCAACGTGCTCGCCATGTCGGGGCGCGCGGTGGAGGCCGCCGGCGACGTCGACGTGCTGCTGCTCGACAAGACGGGCACCATCACGCTCGGCGACCGGCAGGCGGTCGAGCTGCTCGCGGCACCGGGCGTCGGGGAGGAGGAGCTCGCCGACGCGGCGCGGCTGTCGAGCCTCGCCGACGAGACGCCGGAGGGCCGCTCGGTCGTCGTGCTGGTCGAGGAGCGCTACGGGCTGCGCGCCACCGGCCCCGGCGTCGTCGACGGGGCGTCGTTCGTCCCCTTCACCGCGCAGACCCGCATGAGCGGCGTCGACCTGGGCGACCGCCAGGTGCGCAAGGGCGCCGCGGCCGCCGTGCTGCAGTGGGTCCGCGAGGCCGGGGGCAGCACCCCGACGGAGGTGGGCGGGGCCGTCGACCGCGTCGCGGCCGCCGGCGGCACGCCGCTGGTCGTCGCCGAGGCGGGGCCCGGGACGACCGCCGGGGCGCGGGTGCTCGGCGTCGTCCACCTCAAGGACGTCGTCAAGCCGGGCATGCGCGAGCGCTTCGACGAGCTGCGCGCCATGGGCATCCGCACCGTGATGGTCACCGGCGACAACCCGCTGACGGCGCGCGCGATCGCCGCCGAGGCGGGGGTCGACGACGTCCTGGCCGAGGCGACGCCCGAGGACAAGCTGGCGCTCATCAGGGCCGAGCAGGCCGGCGGGCGGCTCGTGGCGATGACGGGCGACGGCACCAACGACGCGCCCGCCCTCGCGCAGGCCGACGTCGGCGTCGCGATGGGCACGGGGACGTCGGCCGCCAAGGAGGCCGGCAACATGGTCGACCTCGACAGCGACCCGACGAAGCTCATCGAGGTCGTGGAGGTCGGGAAGCAGCTGCTCATCACCCGCGGGGCGCTGACCACGTTCTCCATCGCCAACGACGTCGCGAAGTACTTCGCCATCGTGCCCGCGATGTTCACCGGGCTGTTCCCGCAGCTCGAGGCGCTCGACGTCATGCGCCTCGCGACGCCCGAGTCGGCCATCCTCTCCGCGGTCGTGTTCAACGCGCTCGTGATCGTCGGGCTCGTCCCGCTGGCGCTGCGCGGC from the Vallicoccus soli genome contains:
- a CDS encoding SAM-dependent methyltransferase codes for the protein MAPLSDRLRAVADALPLRPGLRVLEVGCGPGALAREVARRLDGGYVLGVDRSATAVRQALEGSAPEVAAGVLGFRRVAVEDLVLEPGEAPYDLAVAVRVGALDGRHPDAGRRALVRLRDALAPGAVLLVGDGAPLRQVPLHGPVRDGRDAPHPWSDL
- a CDS encoding ABC transporter ATP-binding protein, which codes for MRTRPARSRAAVTAGGALLRVERARVGYVVDGRPQVAVEDVSFEVRRGERTMLLGPSGCGKSTLLKAVAGFVEPFDGSITLRGRGALRPGPDRAVVFQEFDQLFPWRTVRDNIAYPQRVLGRGRAEARARAEDYLALMHLTAAADRFPHQLSGGMKQRVAIARALATDPEVLLMDEPFGALDAQTRSRLQAELVEVAERTGVAVLFVTHSIQEAVQVGTRVVVLGGSPSRVVEELDVSGLGDPTDPATGAATARLRALLAGDEDQPTGLGFE
- the kdpB gene encoding potassium-transporting ATPase subunit KdpB, translating into MTTDVEAPAGTEPAPVVGAAARRRVAGGAFQPRALWAALPQAVRKLDPRDVARTPVLLVVEVGAAVTTVLAVVDPSVFAAAIALWLWATVLFATLAEAVAEGRGRAQAATLRRAREHTTARRTTGEVVPASELRAGDLVVVEAGETVPGDGDVVEGAASVDESAVTGESAPVVRESGGDRSAVTGGTRVLSDRIVVRVTAKPGESFLDRMIGLVEGASRQKTPNEVALDILLAALTLVFLLAVVTLQPLATWSGEPQALVVLTALLVCLIPTTIGALLSAIGIAGMDRLVQRNVLAMSGRAVEAAGDVDVLLLDKTGTITLGDRQAVELLAAPGVGEEELADAARLSSLADETPEGRSVVVLVEERYGLRATGPGVVDGASFVPFTAQTRMSGVDLGDRQVRKGAAAAVLQWVREAGGSTPTEVGGAVDRVAAAGGTPLVVAEAGPGTTAGARVLGVVHLKDVVKPGMRERFDELRAMGIRTVMVTGDNPLTARAIAAEAGVDDVLAEATPEDKLALIRAEQAGGRLVAMTGDGTNDAPALAQADVGVAMGTGTSAAKEAGNMVDLDSDPTKLIEVVEVGKQLLITRGALTTFSIANDVAKYFAIVPAMFTGLFPQLEALDVMRLATPESAILSAVVFNALVIVGLVPLALRGVRYRPSSAEALLRRNLLVYGLGGLVAPFAGIKLIDLLVRLVPGIG
- a CDS encoding FAD/NAD(P)-binding protein translates to MAVVRRGGRPLVVVAGAGAAGTLVALHLCRAAARRGQGLDLVLADPADRWGRGTAFGTADDRHLLNVPASGMTALPEEPGDFVAWRTRHGDGVRDPYSFAPRRQFALYLDDRLREALAAASGAVSLRHLRQELVAVDRTGRGVAVTAQDGSALEADALVVATGLPAPGTGWAPEALARSAFLVPDPWAPGALDVVARDRSGPPDVLLVGTGLTMVDVVLSLSGHRARAGRRLLALSRSGRPPRPHAPAPRLAAIPDVADWPADLPGLRDAVRRHLADVARSTGDWRPGVDGLRFRLAELWQRLGEDERRELLAHDAGPWGVLRHRMPPSSARLLGALRACGALHVSAGRVTGAEPLPGGGLRVGLGAAGPVDVGWVVNCTGPATDVRTLGNRLLDDLLRPRGGGPLALPATAGMGLRTVDGRLVTGAGEADAPVWALGALRRGELWESTAVPEIRAQALALATGVLDAVAPLPRRLADGRLVGGHHPLARPRDPLGLPVSTTAEAAAAYAAGLERVMRLQDGAEGLLRHATRTDPGFALAHAALALLGHEAGADADVAASLEAARRAVRERGDDRERSLVEVVRLRVRDPRGAGAAALVEHVARYPRDVLAVSAAVPTIAFSGLVDVRQDAWDLLEGLAPAYGDHWWFISLLAFTRQDQGRYEEAGLLAESALSCEPSSGHAVHAQAHVLYETGRHEEGRAWLDHWVRQSGRSASHRAHFSWHAALHELALGDVEAVRRRYAVELAPPAVTGVRALVDAASLLWRWQLVADDGTGAPDVREVLAAVGPDLLARPRTPFTALHAAMGLAAAHDGGALRDLRRHCRAARDPLLRTTVADVCEALLALVEERWAEAAGLLTELLPVLHRVGGSAAQREALQEALLLCLARSGRGRDAARLLADRLACRPSPADDRRLLALAAAPQRA
- a CDS encoding potassium-transporting ATPase subunit F, whose product is MSAEDAVGLVLAVLLAAFLLAALLRPGGE
- a CDS encoding ABC transporter permease, whose amino-acid sequence is MTTTTPAVPRPLPRAPRRRRGWGSLPVGPRRAALLVAMVGLWQLYVSASGVDPLLVAGPVDVARALAQGFADGRLLDATVLTLQVLLTSMAIGTVVAAVLTTLATWTRLGEDLLALLTSILNPLPSIAVLPLVILWLGLDTQALVVVIANAVVWPIAINVTTGFRTVNPTLVAVGRTLGLRGWRMVRDVLLPAALPHILSGLRTGWAFGWRTIIAAELVFGVAGGGGGLGWFINDARYFLRTPEIFAGLVTIALIGIALDLLFALVERRTVVRWGMAGRA
- a CDS encoding ABC transporter substrate-binding protein, whose product is MLRTTLRSRGAAALAAAVAVGLAGCGSSSSSAGSGSGCEPADEVTIAYQPGLGYASLLLAKQEGTLEEALPDVDVSWRQLDSGAAIRDGMIAGDVQVGAGGIGPFLVGVDGGVDWQVVTGLNEMSLQLMVQDPAIRTLEDLRGAGSIAVPAPDSIQAVVLRRGAQEELGDAAALNSQVVAMGHPDGVQALVAGQVAGHLTAPPFQEQEEAAGARALLSSYDLFGRHTFNSAYTMRDFAACNPEVVDALVSTVREANERLTDQPEEAARTLAAETGQTAQELLAQITAEDVGWTTKPTGFGTFAEFMQSIGMIREVPATDDLFLNNQATQGAS
- the kdpA gene encoding potassium-transporting ATPase subunit KdpA, with amino-acid sequence MSEGLAGALQVAVLVAALAAVHAPLGDAMARVFTARRHLAVERALYRVARVDPGADQRWSTYALSLLGFSAASILALYGLLRLQHLLPLSLGREGVPPDGAFNTAVSFVTNTNWQWYSGESTLGHLVQVVGLTVQNFVSAAVGLAVLVALLRGLTRSRTDRLGCFWVDLTRGCVRILLPLAAVSAVVLVAAGVVQDLAGPEEVRTLSGGTQTLLTGPVASQEAIKELGTNGGGSYNANSAHPFASPNPFTNLLEVFLLLLVPSALPRTFGRMVGDRRQGLAVLGVMAFLWLAALVATTAAEVAHAGTVPQAVGAAMEGKEVRFGVPGSALFAVSTTATSTGAVNSFHDSFTAAGGGVTLLNMMLGEVSPGGVGSGLYGMLVLAVLAVFLGGLMVGRTPEYLGKKIGRREITVVALYVLATPTALLVGSALAVSFAGPASSVQDPGPHGLTEVLYAFASASGNNGSAFAGLAVATPFWNTALGLAMLVGRFVPIVLVLCLAGALARQQPVPASAGTLPSHRPLFAGLLTSVVLVVAALTYVPALALGPVAEALA